From a single Microbacterium terrisoli genomic region:
- the cls gene encoding cardiolipin synthase gives MTVIATWWPLVVLLFDVAIRIAAVIVVPRNRRPTAAMAWLLAIYFIPVIGVLLFLLIGTPRLPRKRRRKQDAINDYIRETSAHLDFGTLRPHAPDWFTSMVTMNRSLGAMPLAGDNEAHLISDYQQSLDNMAEVIRTAERYVHVEFYILQSDDATDNFFRALEEVSARGVTVRVLLDHWANRGKPFYRRTLKRLTDMGARWQLMLPVQPLRGRYQRPDLRNHRKLLVVDGDVAFMGSQNVTDSTYNLRKNIRRGLHWVDLMVRITGPVVASINAVFLSDWYSETDETLEDEVSLFEVAAESPGDLDCQIVPSGPGFRFENNLRLFLGLLYYAQRKIIMVSPYFVPDEALLLAVTTACNRGLQVELFVSEEGDQAMVYHAQRSYYEALLKAGVKIWLYKTPYILHSKSMTIDDEVAIIGSSNMDMRSFGLNLEISMLVRGEEFVVEMREIEEKYRRLSRELTLDEWSQQPLRSTVLDNLARLTSALQ, from the coding sequence ATGACTGTCATCGCGACATGGTGGCCCCTGGTCGTCCTCTTATTCGACGTGGCGATCCGTATCGCCGCGGTCATCGTCGTGCCCCGCAATCGACGGCCGACGGCCGCGATGGCGTGGCTGCTGGCGATCTACTTCATCCCGGTCATCGGGGTGCTGCTGTTCCTGCTGATCGGAACCCCGCGCCTGCCGCGCAAGCGACGTCGCAAACAGGATGCGATCAACGACTACATCCGCGAGACCAGCGCGCACCTCGACTTCGGCACGCTGCGCCCGCACGCCCCCGACTGGTTCACCTCGATGGTCACGATGAACCGCTCGCTGGGCGCCATGCCGCTTGCCGGCGACAACGAGGCGCACCTGATCTCGGACTATCAGCAGAGCCTCGACAACATGGCCGAGGTGATCCGCACCGCCGAGCGCTACGTGCACGTCGAGTTCTACATCCTGCAGTCGGATGACGCGACCGACAACTTCTTCCGCGCGCTCGAAGAGGTCTCGGCGCGCGGGGTCACCGTCCGCGTGCTGCTGGACCACTGGGCCAATCGGGGAAAGCCGTTCTATCGCCGCACTCTCAAGCGACTCACCGACATGGGCGCGCGGTGGCAGCTGATGCTTCCGGTGCAGCCATTGCGCGGCAGGTACCAGCGCCCCGACCTGCGCAACCACCGCAAGCTCCTGGTCGTGGACGGCGATGTGGCGTTCATGGGTTCGCAGAACGTGACCGACTCGACCTACAACCTGCGCAAGAACATCCGTCGCGGCCTGCACTGGGTCGACCTGATGGTGCGCATCACCGGTCCGGTCGTGGCATCCATCAATGCGGTGTTCCTATCGGACTGGTACAGCGAAACCGACGAGACCCTCGAAGACGAAGTCTCGCTCTTCGAGGTCGCGGCCGAGAGTCCCGGCGATCTGGATTGCCAGATCGTGCCGAGCGGGCCGGGGTTCCGGTTCGAGAACAACCTGCGACTGTTCCTCGGGCTGCTGTACTACGCGCAGCGCAAGATCATCATGGTCAGCCCATACTTCGTGCCCGATGAGGCGTTGCTGCTCGCCGTGACCACGGCGTGCAACCGGGGGCTGCAGGTCGAGCTGTTCGTCTCTGAAGAGGGCGACCAGGCCATGGTCTACCACGCGCAGCGCAGCTACTACGAAGCGCTGCTGAAGGCCGGCGTGAAGATCTGGCTCTACAAGACCCCCTACATCCTGCACTCCAAGTCGATGACGATCGACGATGAGGTCGCGATCATCGGTTCGAGCAACATGGACATGCGCTCATTCGGTCTGAACCTCGAGATCTCGATGCTCGTGCGTGGCGAGGAATTCGTCGTCGAGATGCGCGAGATCGAAGAGAAATACCGTCGTCTGTCGCGCGAGCTCACCCTCGATGAGTGGAGCCAGCAGCCGCTGCGCTCGACCGTGCTCGACAACCTCGCGCGGCTCACGTCGGCGCTGCAGTAG
- a CDS encoding endonuclease domain-containing protein, whose translation MPIDLPDEFESAFSVAEALRAGVPASRLRRVDLGRPFRGMRTAPNVGTSSLDPAPDLDPATDHAAKPKSAFELAREAVVERARHFAVIMLPHEFFSHVTAAILWDLWLPFALVRDHAALDVAVCAPARHPRRAGVAGHQTPRRFVHVVTHPTLGVRLASPASTWAQLASVIGDPYDLVAAGDAAVREPMFEGDPPALATPAQLARAIAEGRRAGITALRTALPRVRTRSASRPETRCRLLLVDAGLPEPRLNWSLVDAHGNTIACIDLAYPELKIAVEYEGQHHLRDSAQWTKDIARYELLAAHGWLVIRITKDALFSDPQSIVERVRAARALRAAR comes from the coding sequence ATGCCCATCGATCTTCCAGACGAATTCGAGTCGGCCTTCTCCGTCGCCGAGGCCCTCCGTGCCGGCGTACCCGCGTCGCGGCTGCGTCGCGTCGACCTGGGCCGGCCCTTCCGCGGGATGCGCACAGCGCCTAACGTCGGCACGTCATCCCTCGACCCCGCCCCTGACCTCGACCCTGCCACTGACCACGCCGCCAAGCCGAAGTCCGCGTTCGAACTCGCCCGCGAAGCCGTGGTCGAGCGGGCGCGTCACTTCGCCGTCATCATGCTGCCGCACGAGTTCTTCTCGCATGTGACCGCCGCGATCCTGTGGGACCTGTGGCTTCCGTTTGCACTGGTGCGCGATCACGCCGCACTCGACGTCGCTGTCTGCGCACCGGCGCGACATCCGCGTCGCGCCGGTGTTGCAGGGCATCAGACTCCGCGCCGGTTCGTGCACGTGGTGACCCACCCGACGCTCGGGGTCCGCTTGGCCAGCCCTGCCAGCACCTGGGCGCAACTCGCGTCGGTGATCGGCGACCCGTACGATCTGGTCGCTGCCGGCGATGCGGCGGTGCGTGAGCCGATGTTCGAGGGCGACCCGCCCGCGCTTGCGACACCGGCGCAGCTCGCGAGAGCCATCGCGGAAGGGCGCCGGGCCGGCATCACCGCGTTGCGCACGGCGCTGCCGCGCGTCCGGACGAGGTCTGCCTCGCGCCCCGAGACGCGATGTCGGCTCCTGCTCGTAGACGCCGGGCTGCCGGAGCCCCGACTCAATTGGAGTCTCGTCGACGCACACGGCAACACGATCGCCTGCATCGACCTCGCCTACCCGGAGTTGAAGATCGCCGTCGAATACGAGGGCCAGCATCACCTCCGTGACTCGGCGCAGTGGACGAAGGACATCGCCCGCTACGAGTTGCTCGCGGCCCACGGGTGGCTCGTCATCCGAATCACCAAGGACGCCCTCTTCTCCGATCCGCAGTCGATCGTCGAGCGCGTGCGTGCTGCCCGCGCGCTGCGCGCAGCGCGGTGA
- a CDS encoding helix-turn-helix domain-containing protein, which translates to MSPAEEDEASGIHCRLDELLAERGMTLTGLSGIVGVSIVNLSVLKNDRARAIRYSTLSAICRALDCEVGDLLVRAD; encoded by the coding sequence GTGAGTCCCGCCGAGGAGGACGAGGCATCCGGAATCCACTGCCGGCTCGATGAACTGCTCGCCGAGCGAGGGATGACCCTGACCGGGCTCAGCGGGATCGTGGGAGTGTCGATCGTGAACCTCTCGGTGCTCAAGAACGATCGCGCCAGGGCGATCCGGTACTCGACTTTGTCGGCGATCTGCCGGGCCCTGGACTGCGAGGTCGGCGACCTGCTCGTGCGAGCCGACTGA
- a CDS encoding ATP-dependent Clp protease ATP-binding subunit, giving the protein MFERFTDRARRVVVLAQEEAKMLNHNYIGTEHILLGLIHEGEGVAAKALESLGISLDAVREQVQDIIGQGQQQPTGHIPFTPRAKKVLELSLREALQLGHNYIGTEHILLGLIREGEGVAAQVLVKLGADLNKVRQQVIQLLSGYQGKEPAAVSGAAHESAVGAQGGSQVLDQFGRNLTQAARDNKLDPVIGREKEIERVMQILSRRSKNNPVLIGEPGVGKTAVVEGLAQAIVKGDVPETLKDKQLYSLDLGSLIAGSRYRGDFEERLKKVTKEIRTRGDIIVFIDEIHTLVGAGAAEGAIDAASILKPLLARGELQTIGATTLDEYRKHFEKDAALERRFQPIQVAEPSLPHAINILKGLRDRYEAHHKVQITDGAIVAAANLSDRYVSDRFLPDKAIDLIDEAGARLRLSILSSPPELRELDDKIADVRTRKEAASEEQDFEKAASLRDEEKSLLAERLRLEKQWRSGDVATPAVVDEGLIAEVLAQATGIPVFKLTEEESSRLVFMEKALHQRVIGQDEAIAALSRTIRRQRAGLKDPKRPSGSFIFAGPTGVGKTELAKALAEFLFDDEGALISLDMSEFGEKHTVSRLFGAPPGFVGFEEGGQLTEKVRRKPFSVVLFDEIEKAHPDIFNSLLQILEEGRLTDGQGRLVDFKNTVIIMTTNLGSSAIAGGPVGFQVEGDSVTSYERMKGKVDEELKRHFKPEFLNRVDDIIVFPQLNKDELRQIVGLFTKRLAERLLDRDMTVELSDSAKDKLIEIGFDPTLGARPLRRAMQREIEDQLSERILHGELNSGDHVKVDAVGGEFVFEHGPRGEKVAVGVTAQGEISATPDIIAG; this is encoded by the coding sequence ATGTTCGAGAGATTCACCGACCGAGCTCGACGCGTGGTCGTCCTCGCCCAAGAAGAGGCGAAGATGCTCAACCACAACTACATCGGGACGGAGCACATCCTCCTGGGTCTCATCCATGAGGGTGAGGGCGTCGCGGCGAAGGCCCTCGAGTCGCTGGGCATCTCCTTGGATGCCGTGCGCGAGCAGGTGCAGGACATCATCGGTCAGGGTCAGCAGCAGCCGACCGGCCACATTCCGTTCACGCCGCGCGCGAAGAAGGTTCTCGAGCTGAGCCTGCGTGAAGCGCTGCAGCTGGGACACAACTACATCGGCACCGAGCACATCCTGCTCGGTCTCATCCGCGAGGGCGAGGGCGTGGCAGCCCAGGTGCTCGTCAAGCTGGGTGCAGACCTCAACAAGGTGCGTCAGCAGGTCATCCAGCTTCTGTCCGGTTATCAGGGCAAGGAGCCGGCGGCGGTGTCGGGAGCCGCGCACGAGAGCGCGGTGGGTGCACAGGGAGGCTCCCAAGTGCTCGACCAGTTCGGTCGCAACCTCACACAGGCTGCGCGCGACAACAAGCTCGACCCGGTCATCGGACGCGAGAAAGAGATCGAGCGGGTCATGCAGATCCTGTCTCGTCGCTCCAAGAACAACCCGGTGCTGATCGGGGAGCCCGGCGTCGGCAAGACGGCGGTCGTCGAGGGCCTGGCCCAGGCGATCGTCAAGGGCGACGTGCCCGAGACGCTGAAGGACAAGCAGCTCTACTCGCTCGACCTCGGCTCACTCATCGCCGGGTCCCGCTATCGCGGTGACTTCGAAGAGCGCCTGAAGAAGGTGACGAAAGAGATCCGCACCCGTGGCGACATCATCGTGTTCATCGACGAGATCCACACGCTGGTGGGCGCGGGTGCCGCCGAAGGCGCGATCGATGCCGCCAGCATCCTGAAGCCTCTGCTGGCCCGCGGTGAGCTGCAGACCATCGGCGCCACGACGCTGGACGAGTACCGCAAGCACTTCGAGAAGGATGCTGCGCTGGAGCGTCGTTTCCAGCCCATTCAGGTGGCCGAGCCGAGCCTTCCGCACGCCATCAACATCCTGAAGGGTCTGCGCGACCGCTACGAGGCGCACCACAAGGTGCAGATCACCGACGGCGCGATCGTCGCGGCGGCGAACCTGTCGGACCGTTACGTGTCGGATCGCTTCCTTCCCGACAAGGCCATCGACCTGATCGACGAGGCCGGCGCCCGCTTGCGCCTGTCGATCCTGTCGAGCCCCCCCGAGCTGCGTGAGCTCGACGACAAGATCGCCGACGTGCGCACGCGCAAGGAGGCCGCCAGCGAGGAGCAGGACTTCGAGAAGGCCGCTTCGCTGCGCGACGAGGAGAAGTCGCTGCTGGCCGAGCGCCTGCGCCTGGAGAAGCAGTGGCGCAGCGGGGATGTCGCAACCCCCGCCGTCGTGGACGAAGGCCTGATCGCCGAAGTGCTGGCGCAGGCCACCGGCATCCCGGTCTTCAAGCTCACCGAAGAGGAGTCCAGCCGACTCGTCTTCATGGAGAAGGCGCTGCACCAGCGCGTCATCGGCCAGGACGAGGCGATCGCGGCCCTGAGCCGCACGATCCGCCGTCAGCGCGCGGGTCTGAAGGACCCCAAGCGTCCGTCGGGCTCGTTCATCTTCGCCGGCCCCACCGGCGTCGGCAAGACCGAGCTGGCCAAGGCGCTCGCCGAGTTCCTGTTCGACGATGAGGGTGCGCTGATCTCGCTCGACATGAGCGAGTTCGGTGAGAAGCACACGGTGTCGCGACTGTTCGGTGCCCCTCCCGGGTTCGTCGGGTTCGAAGAGGGCGGCCAGCTCACCGAGAAGGTGCGCCGCAAGCCGTTCTCGGTCGTGCTGTTCGACGAGATCGAGAAGGCCCACCCCGACATCTTCAACTCGCTGCTGCAGATCCTCGAAGAAGGGCGTCTGACCGACGGTCAGGGTCGCCTGGTCGACTTCAAGAACACCGTGATCATCATGACGACCAACCTCGGTTCGTCGGCGATCGCCGGTGGTCCGGTCGGCTTCCAGGTCGAGGGTGACTCGGTCACCAGCTACGAGCGGATGAAGGGCAAGGTCGACGAAGAGCTCAAGCGCCACTTCAAGCCCGAGTTCCTCAACCGTGTCGACGACATCATCGTCTTCCCGCAGCTGAACAAGGACGAACTGCGTCAGATCGTCGGTCTGTTCACGAAGCGTCTGGCCGAGCGCCTGCTCGACCGTGACATGACCGTCGAGCTGAGCGACTCGGCCAAGGACAAGCTGATCGAGATCGGCTTCGATCCGACGCTGGGCGCGCGGCCGCTGCGCCGTGCCATGCAGCGCGAGATCGAAGACCAGCTCAGTGAGCGGATTCTGCACGGCGAGCTCAATTCCGGCGACCACGTGAAGGTGGATGCCGTGGGCGGCGAGTTCGTGTTCGAACACGGTCCGCGCGGCGAGAAGGTCGCTGTCGGTGTCACGGCGCAGGGAGAGATCTCGGCCACCCCCGACATCATCGCCGGCTGA
- a CDS encoding amino-acid N-acetyltransferase — MTDIVIRSARTADVAAIQQLLEPLVDRRILLGKEPVALYEAVQEFVVAELDGEVIGCGALHVIWRDIGEVRTLLVRDDRLHQGIGGRIVEVLEARAIELGLARLFCLTFEVSFFRRHGFAPIGEHVVDADVYTQLLRSPDAGMAEFLDLAHVKPNTLGNTRMLKHL, encoded by the coding sequence GTGACCGACATCGTGATCCGCTCCGCACGCACCGCCGACGTGGCAGCCATCCAGCAGCTGCTCGAGCCGCTCGTGGATCGTCGCATCCTGCTCGGCAAAGAGCCGGTGGCGCTGTACGAAGCGGTGCAGGAATTCGTCGTGGCAGAGCTGGACGGCGAGGTCATCGGATGCGGTGCGCTGCACGTGATCTGGCGCGACATCGGCGAGGTCCGGACGCTTCTGGTGCGCGACGATCGCCTGCACCAGGGCATCGGCGGCCGGATCGTCGAGGTGCTCGAGGCGCGGGCGATCGAACTGGGGCTCGCGCGCCTGTTCTGCCTGACCTTCGAGGTCTCGTTCTTCCGTCGGCACGGTTTCGCCCCGATCGGCGAGCACGTGGTCGATGCCGATGTGTACACGCAGCTGCTGCGCAGCCCCGACGCCGGCATGGCCGAGTTCCTCGACCTCGCCCACGTCAAGCCCAACACGCTCGGCAACACCCGCATGCTCAAGCACCTGTGA
- a CDS encoding dehydrogenase, translating into MASGKKRAKKKQLEFRNTQLADALQTQDIAAVAFALRHGPTVVPLMRAGARDDPRDAGEVWTYRDPDSGDVALLLFSDAVHKPETLPPAVGLHSAAWLRAFLGAHVDQITTVFFDIAGPHPMQASPADIIAALDA; encoded by the coding sequence GTGGCATCCGGCAAGAAACGCGCCAAGAAGAAGCAGCTCGAGTTCCGCAACACCCAGCTGGCGGATGCGCTGCAGACCCAGGACATCGCCGCCGTCGCGTTCGCGCTGCGGCATGGCCCGACCGTGGTGCCACTCATGCGCGCAGGCGCCCGTGACGATCCGCGCGATGCGGGCGAGGTGTGGACGTATCGCGACCCCGACTCGGGGGATGTCGCACTGCTGCTGTTCAGCGACGCCGTGCACAAGCCCGAAACGCTGCCGCCGGCGGTCGGACTGCACTCGGCGGCCTGGCTGCGCGCGTTCCTGGGTGCGCATGTCGACCAGATCACGACCGTGTTCTTCGACATCGCCGGCCCCCACCCGATGCAGGCGTCGCCGGCCGACATCATCGCGGCGCTGGACGCCTGA
- the radA gene encoding DNA repair protein RadA, with the protein MVTKRSTASPYRCTECGWTTLKWVGRCGECQQWGTVVESTESTGIAARKVSPLAPSAGRSAQPITMIDIAATPRRTSGIAEFDRVLGGGVVPGAAILLSGEPGVGKSTLLLEVAAQSARAGRRVLYASGEESTAQVRLRAERTGALHDELFLASETDLATILGHIDEVEPDLLIVDSVQTVSSALSDGLAGHPSQVREVAATLIRVAKERSLPVVIVGHVTKDGSIAGPRILEHLVDVVCHFEGDRQTSLRFLRTLKNRFGPTDEVGCFDMTGAGIEEVPDPSRLFLGSGKPVAGTCITIALEGRRALPVEVQALTVAASGPNPRRVVSGVDASRVAMILALLEKRAGVELSKQDVYVSTVGGVRLIEPGADLAIAIAIATARTEKAVRHDVAAIGELSLSGEIRPVAQAAQRRHEAARLGYRTVIDERAESISSALRTLKATAMAAASTDGVPQF; encoded by the coding sequence ATGGTCACAAAGCGCTCCACCGCCTCCCCGTATCGCTGCACGGAGTGCGGGTGGACGACGCTGAAGTGGGTCGGCCGGTGCGGCGAGTGCCAACAGTGGGGCACGGTCGTCGAATCCACCGAGTCCACGGGCATCGCCGCGCGCAAGGTCTCGCCGCTGGCCCCGTCCGCCGGCCGCAGCGCGCAGCCCATCACGATGATCGACATCGCTGCGACGCCGCGGCGCACGAGCGGCATCGCCGAGTTCGATCGCGTGCTCGGCGGTGGTGTGGTCCCGGGCGCGGCGATCCTGCTGTCAGGCGAGCCGGGTGTGGGCAAGTCGACGCTGCTGCTCGAGGTGGCCGCGCAGTCGGCGCGGGCGGGCCGCCGCGTGCTCTATGCGAGCGGTGAAGAGTCCACAGCGCAGGTGCGCCTGCGCGCCGAGCGCACGGGCGCGCTGCACGACGAACTGTTCCTGGCCAGCGAGACCGACCTGGCCACGATCCTCGGTCACATCGACGAGGTCGAGCCCGACCTGCTGATCGTCGACTCGGTGCAGACGGTGTCTTCGGCGTTGTCCGACGGGCTGGCCGGGCACCCCAGCCAGGTGCGCGAGGTCGCGGCGACCCTGATCCGCGTCGCGAAGGAGCGGTCGCTGCCGGTGGTCATCGTGGGGCACGTCACGAAGGACGGGTCGATCGCGGGCCCCCGCATCCTCGAGCACCTCGTCGACGTCGTGTGCCACTTCGAGGGCGACCGGCAGACGTCGCTGCGCTTCCTGCGCACCCTGAAGAACCGCTTCGGTCCCACCGATGAGGTCGGATGCTTCGACATGACCGGAGCAGGGATCGAAGAGGTCCCCGACCCCAGCAGGCTGTTCCTCGGCAGCGGCAAGCCGGTCGCCGGCACGTGCATCACGATCGCCCTCGAGGGTCGGCGCGCCCTGCCGGTCGAGGTGCAGGCGCTGACCGTCGCCGCCTCCGGCCCCAACCCGCGCCGGGTGGTCAGCGGCGTCGACGCATCACGTGTGGCCATGATCCTGGCGCTGCTGGAGAAGCGCGCCGGCGTCGAACTGTCGAAGCAGGATGTCTACGTCTCCACGGTGGGCGGCGTGCGCCTGATCGAGCCCGGCGCCGACCTCGCGATCGCGATCGCCATCGCCACGGCCCGCACCGAGAAGGCCGTGCGCCACGACGTCGCCGCGATCGGCGAGCTGAGCCTGTCGGGCGAGATCCGCCCGGTCGCCCAGGCCGCACAGCGGCGGCACGAAGCGGCGCGCCTGGGCTACCGCACCGTCATCGACGAGCGGGCCGAGTCGATCAGCAGCGCGTTGCGCACCTTGAAGGCGACGGCGATGGCCGCGGCATCCACCGACGGCGTGCCGCAGTTCTGA
- a CDS encoding NAD(P)/FAD-dependent oxidoreductase: MAARVLIVGAGFGGLEVAASLSERFGDDIEVTLIDRSEHFVFGFAKLDVLFGKRTVDSVTHPYGRIAKPGVRFVRTEIRAIDPGARRVTTDAGVFDADHLVIALGADLDPASTPGLAEHGLEFYSNAGAFAARDALAAFTGGRVVIGVAATPFKCPPAPSETALLLHEYLTARGLRAASEIDLVMPLPSPVPPVPTASDALLREFAERGIRWHPNRAISRVDAHEIVFEDAATLPFDLFLGVPRHVAPPVLVEAGLAENGWVASDPVTLQTGHPDVYAIGDAADTGSPKAGAFAEGQAAVVADRIAARIAHADSTREYDGGGACYVEFGGHRAARVGVTFAGGTFDDASESLASVKDDYRVSRIQRWIGDPVPAS, from the coding sequence ATGGCGGCACGTGTTCTGATCGTGGGCGCCGGATTCGGCGGGCTCGAAGTGGCGGCGAGCCTGTCGGAGCGCTTCGGCGACGACATCGAAGTCACCCTCATCGACCGGTCCGAGCATTTCGTGTTCGGCTTCGCCAAGCTCGATGTGCTGTTCGGCAAACGCACCGTCGACAGTGTGACGCACCCGTACGGGCGCATCGCCAAGCCCGGCGTGCGGTTCGTGCGCACCGAGATCCGCGCCATCGACCCCGGGGCACGGCGGGTGACGACGGATGCCGGTGTCTTCGATGCCGATCACCTGGTCATCGCCCTCGGTGCCGACCTGGACCCGGCATCCACCCCCGGTCTCGCCGAGCACGGCCTCGAGTTCTACTCGAACGCCGGCGCTTTCGCCGCCCGCGACGCGCTGGCGGCGTTCACCGGCGGAAGAGTGGTCATCGGTGTGGCTGCGACCCCGTTCAAGTGTCCGCCGGCGCCGAGCGAGACCGCGCTGCTGCTGCACGAGTACCTGACCGCGCGCGGCCTGCGCGCGGCATCCGAGATCGACCTCGTGATGCCCCTGCCGTCGCCGGTGCCGCCGGTTCCCACCGCCTCTGATGCGCTGCTGCGCGAGTTCGCCGAGCGCGGCATCCGGTGGCACCCGAACCGGGCCATCTCGCGCGTCGATGCCCATGAGATCGTGTTCGAGGATGCCGCGACCCTGCCGTTCGACCTGTTCCTGGGCGTGCCGCGCCACGTCGCGCCGCCGGTGCTCGTCGAGGCTGGGCTGGCCGAGAACGGCTGGGTTGCCTCCGACCCGGTGACGCTGCAGACCGGCCACCCTGACGTGTACGCGATCGGCGATGCCGCCGATACCGGTTCCCCCAAGGCGGGCGCTTTCGCCGAGGGGCAGGCGGCGGTCGTCGCCGATCGGATCGCCGCGCGCATCGCTCACGCCGACAGCACCCGTGAATACGACGGCGGCGGCGCGTGCTACGTCGAGTTCGGCGGACATCGCGCGGCCCGCGTGGGAGTGACCTTCGCGGGCGGCACCTTCGACGACGCCAGTGAGAGCCTGGCCTCGGTGAAGGACGACTACCGCGTCTCGCGCATCCAACGCTGGATCGGGGACCCCGTTCCCGCATCGTGA
- a CDS encoding SDR family oxidoreductase, whose protein sequence is MARTYVVTGSASGIGAATATLLRDRGERVIGIDLRNADVEADLSTREGRVDAAARATELADGAIDAVIACAGIAAPIAATISVNYFGVVELLEALLPALQKSDAPRAAVVSSMASLQQNSPEMVEAALAGDELTAREIAQKLADQGPQIGYLVYPSSKRALSRWVRRASISDDFAGHGIPLNAVAPGTVLTPMTAKLLSTPEGVKMVDDSVPMPLNSHQPPESIANLLIWLTSVENTHMAGQVIYDDGGADATLRGDDIWSWNDGR, encoded by the coding sequence ATGGCTCGCACCTACGTCGTCACCGGATCGGCTTCGGGCATCGGAGCCGCCACCGCCACGCTTCTGCGCGATCGCGGCGAGCGCGTCATCGGCATCGACCTGCGCAACGCAGACGTCGAAGCCGACCTGTCCACACGAGAAGGGCGGGTGGATGCCGCGGCCCGCGCCACAGAGCTCGCCGACGGAGCGATCGACGCGGTCATCGCCTGCGCGGGAATCGCCGCACCGATCGCCGCCACGATCTCTGTCAACTACTTCGGCGTCGTCGAACTGCTCGAGGCCCTGCTGCCGGCCCTGCAGAAATCCGACGCACCGCGTGCGGCCGTCGTCTCGTCGATGGCCTCGCTGCAGCAGAATTCACCCGAGATGGTCGAGGCTGCCCTCGCCGGCGACGAGCTCACAGCCCGTGAGATCGCGCAGAAGCTCGCCGATCAGGGCCCGCAGATCGGCTACCTGGTCTACCCGTCCAGCAAGCGGGCGCTCAGCCGGTGGGTGCGTCGCGCCTCGATCTCCGACGACTTCGCCGGCCACGGCATCCCATTGAACGCCGTCGCCCCCGGCACGGTGCTCACGCCCATGACCGCCAAGCTGCTGTCGACCCCGGAGGGGGTCAAGATGGTCGATGACAGCGTTCCGATGCCGCTGAACTCCCACCAGCCGCCGGAGTCGATCGCGAACCTGCTGATCTGGCTCACCAGCGTCGAGAACACGCACATGGCGGGCCAGGTCATCTACGACGACGGCGGCGCCGACGCAACGCTGCGCGGCGACGACATCTGGTCGTGGAACGACGGCAGGTAG
- a CDS encoding MarR family winged helix-turn-helix transcriptional regulator, whose product MSASASTVILTALTRLATQWSSPQVQAQYARSAGIRIDPGDIPTLYVLGMQGSRRAASLADELGLTRPTMSKKLQRLEAAGFIARSPDPADGRAATVSLSESGEAAYDALVARGLAATDDALREWAPADRALLADLIDRFVIDMGVEVPVIRRTTADAPRGARRSHKEE is encoded by the coding sequence ATGTCGGCATCGGCATCCACCGTCATCTTGACGGCGCTCACGCGATTGGCCACCCAGTGGTCGTCGCCGCAGGTGCAGGCGCAGTATGCGCGATCGGCCGGCATCCGCATCGATCCCGGCGACATCCCCACGCTGTACGTGCTCGGCATGCAGGGCAGCCGTCGCGCCGCATCGCTTGCCGACGAGCTCGGGCTGACCCGCCCCACGATGAGCAAGAAGCTGCAGCGCCTCGAAGCGGCCGGCTTCATCGCCCGCTCCCCCGATCCCGCCGACGGCCGCGCGGCCACCGTCTCGCTGTCCGAGTCGGGAGAGGCCGCATACGATGCGCTCGTCGCGCGAGGACTGGCCGCGACCGACGACGCGCTGCGCGAGTGGGCGCCGGCCGACCGCGCACTTTTGGCCGACCTGATCGACAGATTCGTCATCGACATGGGCGTCGAGGTTCCCGTCATCCGCAGAACCACTGCGGACGCACCACGCGGCGCACGCCGCTCCCACAAGGAGGAATGA
- a CDS encoding RES domain-containing protein: MTQPDLEIEPSDDLGDVWRVGFGSNMWAWTPWNYADDAGRFSGRWDDQSGEFRTLYTADSLLGCFLELLAQFRPSRSLLNELDQIEDDDGSVANFHEAAIGAVGYRWVGSARQTGRYCYITHSRTIAALIAHYPFADHCLAASDVDSALLKEARDRELTRSIARWLFNLGASLSVVSIPAGSSRLLT; the protein is encoded by the coding sequence ATGACGCAACCCGATCTCGAGATCGAGCCCTCCGACGATCTGGGCGACGTCTGGCGGGTCGGCTTCGGTTCCAACATGTGGGCGTGGACGCCCTGGAATTACGCCGACGACGCTGGCCGCTTCAGTGGTCGGTGGGACGACCAGAGCGGCGAGTTCCGGACGCTCTACACCGCCGACAGCCTCCTGGGCTGCTTCCTCGAACTGCTGGCGCAGTTCCGGCCCAGTCGATCCCTGCTCAACGAGCTCGACCAGATCGAAGATGACGACGGCAGCGTGGCGAACTTCCACGAGGCCGCCATCGGGGCAGTGGGATACCGGTGGGTCGGTTCAGCTCGGCAGACCGGTCGCTACTGCTACATCACCCACTCGCGAACCATCGCAGCCCTCATCGCGCACTACCCGTTCGCTGATCACTGCCTCGCAGCAAGCGACGTCGACTCTGCCCTGCTAAAGGAAGCGCGTGACCGCGAGCTGACGCGTTCGATCGCACGATGGCTGTTCAACCTGGGTGCGTCTCTTAGCGTGGTGTCAATTCCCGCGGGGTCCTCGAGGTTGTTGACGTAG